The stretch of DNA CCTTCAGACCTTGATGTCGATGATCTTGCGCATGATCAGCACTCCGAGCACCCAGAGCACCGCCAATCCGACGAATGCCGGAGCGAAGATCGGATCGTCCGCGGTGTCGAGAAAGAAGCCGGGCTTCAGCATGAAGATCAACATGAAGGCACCCAGCGGCAGGAACGACAGGATGATGGCGGTCATCCGGCCTTCGGACGAAAGCGCCCGGACTTTCAGGTAGAGCGCATGGCGCTCGCGAATGACCTTGCTGAGATTCTCGAGAATTTCGACCAAATTGCCGCCCGTTTCCTGCTGGATCGACAGGCTGGTGACGAACATGCGCATGTCGTCGAGGTCCCAGCGGTCGGCGCAGTCGTCGAGCGCATCGCGAAAATCGCCGCCGTAGGTCGTTTCATCGACGATCAGGCCGAATTCCGTCCCGATCGGATCGCTCATCTCCACCGTCAGCAGTTCGAGCGCGGCAGCGATCGGATGGCCCGCGCGAAGGCCGCGCACGAAGATGTCGAGCGCGATCGGGAACTGTTCCTCGATCTTTCGGCGCCTCTTGCCGGCCCGCATGTTCAGAATGATCAGTGGCAGCGCGAGGCCGAAGCACAGGGCGGCCGCCAGAAACAGGATGATCCGTCCCGCGCCCATTCCCATGCCGAGAAAATAGCC from Sphingomicrobium sp. XHP0239 encodes:
- a CDS encoding type II secretion system F family protein; translated protein: MIASGVLRIIVLIFIFAATVILVEYSARAIARRRGTGRAINKRLELIERGMSREEAAVALRRERRGEFDNLPAFVEGPGRKLEKLMYQAGLTSAPMQLVLLLMALPVILFVLFLAVGYFLGMGMGAGRIILFLAAALCFGLALPLIILNMRAGKRRRKIEEQFPIALDIFVRGLRAGHPIAAALELLTVEMSDPIGTEFGLIVDETTYGGDFRDALDDCADRWDLDDMRMFVTSLSIQQETGGNLVEILENLSKVIRERHALYLKVRALSSEGRMTAIILSFLPLGAFMLIFMLKPGFFLDTADDPIFAPAFVGLAVLWVLGVLIMRKIIDIKV